A stretch of Porites lutea chromosome 5, jaPorLute2.1, whole genome shotgun sequence DNA encodes these proteins:
- the LOC140938865 gene encoding uncharacterized protein has product MATSIQHDLVSAVEHEIRCPVCFEDFEEPKCLPNCAHNVCQQCLQGMEKKRNNVLVCPVCRVESVIPKGGVAAFPKNHLLVRLIEQSPGRKEKLYLKEAVKSCEEELQGAKGALKEIEKRYIYSKKKCDEMKQRVQSLAEEVVKTVREQEQKMLDEIKATNDRNEVTFETLQSRTAKLCEDASNRIKSAQVIIQNGGLEIVRVSKESLAETINDLSKRLNVSIFEANGKFKEPLELLLTNTDLAQEFIDVEFSLGKLNINIDQAATPQDTPIAFAAPSCEAFKPKPATTSNVKDYSRCGSLIQRIGSTSHFDAFSVAGSRDCGDIVVLDEYTKFVHTFTEAGKKLNKFRIKHGDLWDVVVSNEDEIVVLNRDKNRLLHYDMKGNFQKKGVSAPKENVKFTSCSVDVHGRFIITSYPIYDDETEDDAVPCVLVYRPSGNLTMSFGEKYLSSPKKAVFLNGRFYVIDSAHCDGRVKVFDKTGSFIKTFEDEQLKSPSGIAADYSNGTLVVGDIDTVHIYSQAGQQLHCFQTGKKPTDIVFTKNFKSLLVCFQDDDENGYVEMLTYC; this is encoded by the coding sequence ATGGCGACATCCATTCAACACGATCTGGTCTCGGCTGTTGAACATGAAATCCGTTGTCCTGTCTGCTTTGAAGACTTTGAAGAACCCAAATGCCTCCCAAACTGTGCTCATAATGTCTGTCAACAGTGCTTACAAGGgatggaaaagaaaagaaacaacgtTCTCGTATGCCCGGTTTGTCGAGTCGAGTCTGTTATTCCGAAGGGTGGAGTCGCAGCTTTTCCAAAGAATCATTTGTTGGTTCGATTGATCGAGCAATCACCTggacgaaaagaaaaactttatcTTAAAGAAGCTGTGAAAAGCTGCGAAGAAGAGCTACAAGGGGCTAAAGGCGCTCTTAAAGAGATAGAAAAGCGGTACAtttatagcaaaaaaaaatgtgatgagATGAAGCAGCGTGTACAATCTTTGGCGGAAGAAGTTGTTAAAACGGTACGTGAACAAGAACAGAAAATGCTTGATGAAATCAAAGCGACAAATGATCGTAATGAAGTAACCTTCGAAACTCTGCAATCTAGAACTGCGAAATTGTGTGAGGATGCGTCCAATCGCATCAAAAGCGCGCAAGTCATCATACAAAATGGAGGATTGGAGATAGTTAGAGTCAGCAAGGAAAGTTTGGCTGAAACGATAAATGATTTAAGCAAGAGGTTGAACGTAAGCATTTTTGAAGCAAATGGTAAATTTAAAGAGCCCCTCGAACTTTTATTGACCAACACTGATTTAGCTCAGGAGTTCATTGATGTTGAGTTCTCACTTGGTAAACTGAATATAAACATTGATCAAGCTGCAACTCCTCAGGATACTCCAATAGCTTTTGCTGCACCATCCTGCGAAGCATTCAAGCCAAAACCAGCGACAACATCAAACGTGAAAGATTATTCAAGATGTGGATCCTTGATTCAACGCATAGGAAGTACTTCTCATTTTGATGCCTTTTCTGTGGCAGGTTCCAGAGATTGTGGTGACATCGTGGTACTGGATGAATACACAAAGTTTGTGCATACCTTTACTGAAGCAGGGAAAAAGTTAAACAAGTTTCGTATTAAACATGGTGATCTTTGGGATGTTGTAGTTTCAAATGAAGATGAGATAGTCGTTTTGAATCGTGACAAAAACCGTCTGTTACATTATGATATGAAAggaaattttcagaaaaagggTGTGTCTGCTCCCAAGGAAAACGTGAAATTTACGTCATGTTCAGTTGACGTTCATGGCCGTTTCATAATCACTTCATACCCAATTTATGACGATGAAACAGAGGATGATGCTGTGCCTTGTGTCCTTGTTTACAGACCATCTGGAAATCTAACCATGTCATTTGGTGAAAAATACCTTAGCAGTCCTAAAAAAGCAGTGTTCTTGAATGGTAGATTCTATGTCATAGACTCAGCTCACTGTGATGGTAGAGTCAAAGTTTTTGACAAAACTGGTTCCTTTATAAAGACTTTTGAGGATGAACAGCTGAAATCACCATCTGGTATCGCAGCTGATTACAGCAATGGTACCCTTGTCGTAGGTGACATCGACACAGTTCACATTTACAGCCAAGCTGGACAGCAACTACATTGTTTTCAAACAGGGAAGAAACCTACAGATATAGTTTTTACTAAGAATTTCAAgagtttgcttgtttgttttcaggatgatgatgaaaatggaTATGTAGAAATGCTCACCTACTGTTGA
- the LOC140937453 gene encoding uncharacterized protein encodes MEASVVDAFENELSCPICYEDFEEPKCLPNCAHNICQNCLEKMAKRKRKVIECPVCRVESDIPKGGVAAFPKNHLLVRLLENTALKERKSIKHALENCKLKMENAKADLKETEDFFATAKSQVEETKQKIKSLADQAICMVRKQEKQMFHEIDQRLRDNLNEGAFATHKMNTLKLCDSASSCVQATREELQNGRMSVKDSCEDLVKKLNNFSTALDTRMVWAKCEFKQSFEVSLTNSDSLEKFVSEKKSLIGELNITTSTPAAPKLLKYSRSGSLIQIIDNHCVHGTTQFSPFSVAVSRLDGHFAVLDVGGEMKYVHIFKENGEPLSKFCIKQGDPWDVALLKGIEVVVLDRESNRLLYFNLYGIVNSKKKSLTAPPPKKVKFSSLSVDLNGYIIISSCPCFDETDTLPCILIYNPSGELVSLVGEGILVTPEKAVSLNGKYFVADSSKQSVIVFNKKGCVIRTIRGSQLAIPSCIAVDYSKQHLLVSDSGNSTIQIYNQQGEKQCWFQTEHAPIGVAFTKDSENMLICFSS; translated from the coding sequence ATGGAGGCCTCTGTAGTCGATGCTTTTGAAAATGAACTCAGTTGCCCCATATGTTATGAGGACTTTGAAGAACCAAAGTGTCTTCCAAACTGCGCTCACAATATCTGTCAGAATTGTCTTGAGAAAATGGCAAAGAGAAAAAGGAAGGTAATCGAATGCCCCGTTTGCAGAGTCGAGTCTGATATTCCGAAGGGTGGAGTCGCAGCGTTTCCAAAGAATCATTTGTTAGTTCGATTGCTGGAGAATACCGCACTAAAAGAGAGAAAGTCTATAAAACACGCTCTAGAaaactgtaaattaaaaatggaGAATGCTAAAGCAGACCTTAAAGAAACTGAAGACTTCTTTGCCACCGCTAAAAGTCAGGTCGAAGAAACGAAACAGAAGATCAAGTCTCTAGCGGATCAAGCTATTTGTATGGTacgtaaacaagaaaagcaGATGTTTCATGAAATTGATCAAAGATTACGCGATAATTTAAACGAGGGAGCTTTCGCAACGCATAAAATGAACACTTTAAAACTGTGTGATAGTGCTAGCAGTTGCGTGCAAGCCACACGAGAAGAACTACAAAATGGCAGGATGAGCGTCAAAGACTCGTGCGAAGATTTGGTTAAGAAGTTGAACAATTTCTCCACAGCTTTGGATACAAGGATGGTCTGGGCAAAATGCGAATTCAAACAGTCTTTCGAAGTGTCACTGACAAACTCTGACTCATTGGAGAAATTCGTGAGTGAAAAGAAGAGTTTGATTGGAGAGCTTAACATAACCACATCAACACCAGCTGCTCCGAAACTGTTAAAGTATTCGAGATCAGGTTCTTTGATTCAGATTATAGACAACCACTGCGTACATGGGACAACACAGTTCTCCCCATTTTCAGTGGCAGTGTCTAGACTTGATGGCCACTTTGCTGTGTTGGATGTGGGTGGAGAAATGAAGTATGTGcacattttcaaagaaaacggAGAGCCCTTGAGCAAATTTTGCATCAAGCAGGGTGACCCCTGGGATGTTGCCCTTTTGAAAGGCATTGAAGTGGTTGTCTTAGATCGTGAAAGCAATCGTCTGTTATATTTCAATTTGTATGGGATTGTAAATAGTAAGAAAAAATCTTTAACTGCTCCTCCTCCAAAGAAAGTGAAGTTTTCATCCTTATCAGTTGATTTAAATGGCTATATTATCATCTCATCATGCCCATGCTTTGATGAAACCGATACCCTGCCATGCATTCTTATTTATAATCCATCTGGAGAACTTGTGTCATTGGTAGGGGAAGGGATTTTGGTGACACCTGAGAAGGCAGTATCTCTAAATGGTAAATACTTTGTGGCAGACTCCAGCAAGCAAAGTGTGATAGTATTCAACAAAAAGGGTTGTGTTATCAGAACAATTAGAGGTTCACAGCTGGCAATTCCATCCTGTATTGCAGTGGACTATTCTAAACAGCATCTTCTAGTTAGTGACAGTGGGAATTCTACAATACAAATTTACAACCAGCAGGGTGAAAAGCAGTGTTGGTTTCAAACGGAACATGCGCCAATCGGAGTTGCATTCACTAAAGATAGTGAAAATATGTTGATTTGCTTCAGTTCCTGA
- the LOC140937627 gene encoding uncharacterized protein codes for MPPKLIFKVKQRGSNMASSIEHDPFSAVEHEISCPICYEDFREPKCLPNCAHNVCQQCLQRMKRKRKKVLECPVCRVESVIPKGGVAAFPKNHLLVRWIEQSCGRKEKHYYLKEAVKSCEEKLQGAKGALEEMEKRYINSKTKCDEMKQRVQSLVEGVVKRARKQEQKMLDEIKATYDRNEVAYETLQSRTVKLCENASNRINSAQVIIQHGGSEMERVINTINNLSKSLNISMLEANGKFTQSLELSLTNTDLAEEFIFDEFSLGRLNVKIDQETPIAFTAPPWEALEPKPVKTSKAKDYSRCGSLIQRIGSTSHFDAFSVAASRDCGVIVVLDEDAKFVHTFTKAGKKLNKFHINHGDLWDIVVSNEDEIVVLNRDKNCLLHYDMNGNFQKKIVSAPKENVKFTSCTVDIHGRFIITSYPYCKDEKGNDAMPCVLVYRPCGKLTMSFGKEDLGCPEKAVFLNGRFYVIDSGGCGGRVIVFDKTGSFINMFEDKQLKSPSSIAADHRNGTLAVTDTDTLKVHIYSKSGQQLHCFETENKPADIAFTKNFKSLLVCFEVDDGNGYVEMLTYR; via the coding sequence ATGCCTCCCAAACTGATCTTTAAAGTAAAGCAACGTGGCTCCAATATGGCTTCATCCATTGAACACGATCCGTTCTCGGCAGTTGAACATGAAATCAGTTGTCCTATCTGCTATGAAGACTTTAGAGAACCCAAATGCCTCCCAAACTGTGCTCATAATGTATGTCAACAGTGTTTACAACggatgaaaaggaaaagaaaaaaggttctCGAATGTCCGGTTTGTCGAGTCGAGTCTGTAATTCCGAAGGGTGGAGTCGCAGCTTTTCCAAAGAATCATTTGTTGGTTCGATGGATCGAGCAGTCATGTggacgaaaagaaaaacattattatCTCAAAGAAGCTGTGAAAAGCTGCGAGGAAAAGCTACAAGGGGCTAAAGGTGCTCTTGAAGAGATGGAAAAGCGGTATATcaatagcaaaacaaaatgtgaTGAGATGAAGCAGCGTGTGCAATCTTTGGTGGAAGGAGTTGTTAAGAGGGCACGAAAACAAGAACAGAAAATGCTTGATGAAATCAAAGCGACATATGATCGTAATGAAGTAGCATACGAAACTCTGCAATCTAGAACTGTGAAATTGTGTGAAAATGCGTCTAATCGAATTAATAGCGCGCAAGTCATCATACAACATGGAGGATCGGAGATGGAAAGAGTCATCAATACGATAAATAACTTAAGCAAGAGCTTGAATATAAGCATGTTAGAGGCAAATGGTAAATTTACACAATCCCTTGAACTTTCATTGACTAACACTGACTTAGCTGAGGAGTTTATTTTTGATGAGTTCTCACTTGGTAGACTGAATGTAAAAATTGATCAAGAAACTCCAATAGCTTTTACTGCGCCACCCTGGGAAGCACTCGAGCCAAAACCAGTGAAAACATCAAAGGCGAAAGATTATTCAAGATGTGGATCCTTGATTCAACGCATAGGGAGTACTTCTCATTTTGATGCCTTTTCGGTGGCAGCTTCCAGAGATTGTGGTGTCATCGTGGTACTGGATGAAGATGCAAAGTTTGTGCATACCTTTACTAAGGCAGGGAAAAAGTTAAACAAGTTTCATATTAATCATGGTGATCTTTGGGATATTGTTGTTTCAAATGAGGATGAGATAGTTGTTTTGAATCGTGATAAAAATTGTCTGTTACATTATGACATGAATggaaattttcagaaaaagaTTGTGTCTGCTCCTAAGGAAAACGTGAAGTTTACATCATGTACAGTTGACATTCATGGTCGTTTCATAATCACTTCATACCCATACTGTAAGGATGAAAAAGGGAATGATGCTATGCCTTGTGTCCTTGTTTACAGACCATGTGGAAAACTTACCATGTCATTTGGTAAGGAAGACCTTGGCTGTCCTGAAAAAGCAGTGTTTCTGAATGGTAGATTCTATGTCATAGACTCAGGTGGCTGTGGTGGTAGAGTCATAGTTTTTGACAAAACTGGTTCTTTTATAAACATGTTTGAGGACAAACAGCTGAAATCACCATCTAGTATTGCCGCTGATCATCGCAATGGCACCCTTGCAGTAACTGACACTGACACTTTAAAAGTTCACATTTACAGCAAATCTGGACAGCAActacattgttttgaaacagagaACAAACCTGCAGACATAGCTTTTACTAAGAATTTCAAgagtttgcttgtttgttttgagGTTGATGATGGAAATGGATATGTAGAAATGCTCACCTACCGTTAA